AACATACCGGCTTTGAGCAGGACATTTTTATTATCAAGTTCGATTTCTATGTCCAGGCTGCGGCTTCGCGGGTCGACGGCCGGGGAGACGTAGGTGACCAGGCCGTCAAAGTTTTTATTGGGGTAGGCGTCGACGGTGATGATGGCCGGAGTTTTATCGACGATGACTCTGGCGATGATATTTTCCGGTATGGCTGCCGTAGCTTTGACCTTTTCCGTTTGAATGATAGTGAAGACTGGCCTTTGTGGCGTGACCATATCGCCTAGGTCGATATAACGTTGGGAAATAATGCCGGATATGGGCGCGCCGATATGGGCTTCGGTATAATTTATATTGGCCAGTTCCAGTGTGGCGTCAAGCTGACGTATCTGGGCTTCGATAGCTTCTTTCTGGGCCAGAGAGGTTTTATACTGTGTTTCTACCTGGTCGCGCCGGGAATCAGATACGGCCCCTTCTTTATGCAGTTCCTGGATACGGGATAGTTCCTTTTCCGCATTGGCGATGCTGATTTTTAATTGCTTAAGTTGGGCCTGGGCGGACTCGTGCGCCGAAACAGCCTGTCTCATCTGGGCTTCAATCGCGGATGTTTCAAGTATGGCCAGGGTGTCTTCTTCCCTGACCGTTTCGCCATTTTTTACCAGGAGCTCTATCACCCGGCCGCTGACCTTGGTGTATACGTCAACCTGGTTAATAGCCTTTATTGAGCCGAAGGTAGATGCCGTTTCTACCATATCCGTTCGGATGATTTCTTGGGTTATTACCGGGATAAATTTTTCGGCCACGGCATTTTTATTCTTGTCTTTTTTTCGCATTTCCTGGATCCGTTTTAGCAGAAGTAATCCGCCGCCGACCATGACGGCGATAATCAAAATGCCGATAATAAGTTTTCTCATAATCACGACCCCGATCTTCTACTTTTTCAGGTTCTGGATTTGACCGGTAACCATTTCCAGGTTTGCTAAAGAAAGATTATATTGATATAATGACATGACGTAGTTTTTGGATGCGGTATCAAGCGCCATCTGGGAGTCCATAACCTCTAGTTGGGTATTGGCTCCGTTTTTGTATCCGATTTCCACCAGACGCAGGCCTTCGGCAGCCTGTTTGACATTATCTTTCTGGGACATAACCAAAGCCAGCGAATCTTTAAGGCCCAGAACGGCTTGGGCCAGCTCCAGTCGAATGCGTTCCTTGAGGTCATTCTGGAGTATTTCGGCTTGTTGCAGGGCGGATTTTTCCTGGCGGACCCGGGCGTTGACCCGGCCGCCTTCGTAAACCGGGATGGATAGCACCGCGGTCAGCGACCAGTAATCGCCCCATTTATCCTGGCCAACCAGATAACGAGATGGTTTTTCTTCGCCATAACTGCCGGATATTGACACAGTCGGTAGGTGTTCGGCTTTGGCTATTTTGACCATTTCTTTTTGAAGGTCGATCTTTATCTGGGCCGAGCGCAGATCGGGCCGGTTGGTAAAGGTATTTTCTTCGAGATCAAACAGGGTTGGCATAGATTCGGTATAGACCAGCCGGTCAGTTAGTTTGATGTTTGCGGCATCTTCAAGCGGTAACCCCATCAAGCTCATCAGGACGAGCCTGCTTTTTTGCAGGTTGGACTGGCTCTGCAGTCGCAGGGTTCTGATATTGGAAAGCTGGACTTGGGTCCGCAAAACATCATAGTTGGAGGCCATGCCTTCGCGGTTTTGTTTGACCACGTCATCTAGGTGGGCGGTTATAACGTCTTCACTGGTCAGATTAACCCGGACGATCTCCTCGTTAAAAATTACATCATAGTAGGATCTCTTGGTTTGGAAAACAATGGCCCGGACTAGGTCATCTTTTTGGGTTGAGCTCATAAGCTGGCCCAGTTTACCGGAGCGGATTCCGGCCCAGATACGGTCGCCCATATAAACAGACTGTTTTAGCGCAAGGTCGGCCTTATAGTTATTGAGAGAGCCCATTTCCACCGATTTACCGGGCATAACTTCAAACGACTGGACGGTATCTAGGCGGGTATAAGAAGCGGTAATCGTCGCACTTGGGAAAAGCCTGGCGCGCGCCTCAGCATACTTAGCATCGGCCTGATTAGCCGCTTCGTTAACCAGCAATATCTGGCGGTTATTTTCCATAGAAATTCGGATACATTCATCCAGCGAAAGAGGACTGTTTTTGCGCTCCGAACCGGCTTCTTGCGGATAGAGCATTAAAACCGGGTTAAGAGTTAGTATTATTAGGCAGGAGATAAATTTTCTCATACAAAATCCTTTCATTTATTATAGTGGTTGCCTGCGAAGTTGCAGCCTACTATAGTTGGCATTATTCTTCACAGACCGCTAGACTATAAAAGTAGGTTATTAATAAAAACTTCTTCCAAATACTTACCTTTTTCCAGGAAAGACTTTTTGCTCACGCCCAGAAAAGTGGTAAAAAGTATTCCATAGAAAATATCCGTCAGAAGGTTAGCTATGGCTCGAGGCGGTATCTTTTTAATCAGTCCCAAGTCAACGCACTGCTGCACTAATTTCTCGGTGCCCCTGAACCCCCGGGCATAATGCTTGAGGTATATTTTTTTGGACTGGATTTTATATTCGCTCCGGTAATGGATGAATATTTCAAGCAGGTGTATGTTATTCCCGAAAAACTCCATATGACTGCGGATAACGGCTTTTAGCTTGTCGATCGGGTTTGTGATAGAGCCAATTTTACTGGCCATCTGGCCGGCCAGTTTTTTCATCATCTGTTCCATTACTGCGGTAAAGAGTTTTTGTTTGGTGGGGAAGTAGCGGTAGATGGTGCCCTTGCCCACGCCGAGCCGGTCGGCGATGACTTCGACGTCAGTCAGGTGATAGCCGGTTTTAGCGAAGATTTCGGCGGCCGCATCCAGTATGTCCGCCTGGCGGCGCACCTTGATTTCTTTCGACCGCAGTTTTCTCTTCACGGGTTTTCTGTCCCTTTATTTTGCTATAATAAATAGACGGACTCGTAAGTCCGCCTAAATAATACAGGAATAAAAGAATATGTCAAGTTTTTTGTGCCGGATATTGGAATAACCGGGCTGGGCAGCCGTGCACGGGGATGAGGGTATTCTTGAGGATTCATGGCTTGATAGAGGCGATATCGGTTTGTTTGATGATACAAAACCTGACAAAACCGTCAGCCACGCCGTTAACGACAATAGTATTATCTTTCAGTGACGCTAAAAATTGTAGAAGACACCCCAGGACAATCCTTTAAAATTGGTGGATAGCTTTTCCCAGCTGCCGGCCCAGGCTGTGCCCTTCTGGTCCTGGCCTTTGGTCCAGAGCCGCAGGTATTGCGAACCCGCCTGGATGGACAGGTTACGGGCAGGTTTGTAAGAAATGAGTATGGTATAACTCAGTCCGTCTCCGGTCGCGATTATTTCTTCGGCCCGTTCACTGCCCGGCGGCCGCTGAGGATATCTTAGCCCGTTGTAAGAAGCGCCCAGCGTTGGCATATAGCCGAAGGACATATCCAGGCTGAGCCTTTTGCTTATTTTGGAAAATCCTTTAAAACCGATTTCATTGCCGGAGTAAACCAGACTGTACTTTTCCCACTTCTCAGACCAGGAGATATTGACCGGGTTGTAGGAGGATATGGTCACGGTTGGGTCGTAATAGTTAGCCGATTGTTTCAGATAAAAATAACCCAGGGTGAAATATATGACCGGCCGGTTATCCGGATGAAGCGATTCCGGACCGGTCAGCCGGTAGCCGACTTTAAAATCATGAATGATATTATGCCCCCGGCTGGTTGAATAAGAAAGGTCGGATATCATCCCGTTGGTATCCCAGTCGGTATCGCGGACTGTATCTTCCTTGATAGCGCCTTGGCCCAGGGAGTAGGACATATAAAAAGGCGCGTCATCTTTAGTGCTGATAAACTGGGCTGACCAGACCAGGAAGTTTGTGTCCACCGGGTGGGTAAGCTCCCATCGGTTAGATGTGGCGGCCGGGCCGCCCAGCATTTTGAAGTTACCTTTGGTGTCCCATTGCTGAAGCGACAGGTCCAACGTAAAATCGTCCAGCACCGACGATCGGCTGGATATTATTTTATCGCCGGCCGCGCCCAGCAGAACAGATTGCCCCGCCAAGCACAAGGCCAGGCAGGCAATGAATAATGTAAGATGCCGGGATGTTGGGATAATAATCATATTTCAGTAGCCAGAATAGTTTTATCGGCCCGGTTTGTCAATAATAACCCAAAAATCCTTGACCCTGTTATATTAAAAGGTAAAAATACAACCATGAGTTACCGAAATATAACATTAGAGCGATACCTGAAGATGATATCCGAGCCGACGGCCGTGCCCGGAGGCGGCAGCGTATCGGCTTATGCCGGGGCTTTAGGTTCATCATTGGCCGCTATGGCCGTGGCTATTACCTGCCGTAAGATGAAGGAAAAAGGTAAATTCCGGCTCTGTTCCGAAAGCCGCAGTATATTTAATGCCAACTGGCGCAAGCTCCTGAAGTTGGCTGAGGAAGACAGCAAGTCATACGAATTGGTGCTCAAGGCTTATAAAATACCCCATTATAAACTTGACCGGCGGCACCGGATAAATCTGGCGTTGGTCAAGGCGGCCGAGGTGCCGGCCCGGACTATGGACCTGTGCATCCAGAACCTTTTTCAGATTAACCGGATAAAGCATCTTTGCCCGGCGCAGATACTCAGTGACATCAACATCGGATTTATGCTCACCCGAAATGCGTTGCGCGGCGCCCGGCTCAATGTCTTGGTAAACCTGGAATCAATCAAGGATGAGAAAATGGCGGCGGCCCTGCAGAAACGGTTGGAATACCTTGACAAGGCGGCCGAAGAAGTATTATCTAAACTCGAAAATTGGGTGTAGAATATAATGGTTTGGGACACTTCAATAGCCAAAACAAGCAAGAAATGCAATGCCTGTCAGAAAGAGTTCATTGCTGACGAGACGTATTTCTCTTCACTTGCCATGGCTTCGCCGGCCAGCGCGGTAACGGCGTCCGTTCGGGCAGAACCTGCCGCGGATACGACGCCGGCAAACCAGGTTATACCGACACCGGACGAGTTGCCACAAGCAGTAACATCCAAAAAAGTGA
This region of Candidatus Brocadiia bacterium genomic DNA includes:
- a CDS encoding TetR/AcrR family transcriptional regulator, encoding MKRKLRSKEIKVRRQADILDAAAEIFAKTGYHLTDVEVIADRLGVGKGTIYRYFPTKQKLFTAVMEQMMKKLAGQMASKIGSITNPIDKLKAVIRSHMEFFGNNIHLLEIFIHYRSEYKIQSKKIYLKHYARGFRGTEKLVQQCVDLGLIKKIPPRAIANLLTDIFYGILFTTFLGVSKKSFLEKGKYLEEVFINNLLL
- a CDS encoding TolC family protein — its product is MRKFISCLIILTLNPVLMLYPQEAGSERKNSPLSLDECIRISMENNRQILLVNEAANQADAKYAEARARLFPSATITASYTRLDTVQSFEVMPGKSVEMGSLNNYKADLALKQSVYMGDRIWAGIRSGKLGQLMSSTQKDDLVRAIVFQTKRSYYDVIFNEEIVRVNLTSEDVITAHLDDVVKQNREGMASNYDVLRTQVQLSNIRTLRLQSQSNLQKSRLVLMSLMGLPLEDAANIKLTDRLVYTESMPTLFDLEENTFTNRPDLRSAQIKIDLQKEMVKIAKAEHLPTVSISGSYGEEKPSRYLVGQDKWGDYWSLTAVLSIPVYEGGRVNARVRQEKSALQQAEILQNDLKERIRLELAQAVLGLKDSLALVMSQKDNVKQAAEGLRLVEIGYKNGANTQLEVMDSQMALDTASKNYVMSLYQYNLSLANLEMVTGQIQNLKK
- a CDS encoding cyclodeaminase/cyclohydrolase family protein — encoded protein: MSYRNITLERYLKMISEPTAVPGGGSVSAYAGALGSSLAAMAVAITCRKMKEKGKFRLCSESRSIFNANWRKLLKLAEEDSKSYELVLKAYKIPHYKLDRRHRINLALVKAAEVPARTMDLCIQNLFQINRIKHLCPAQILSDINIGFMLTRNALRGARLNVLVNLESIKDEKMAAALQKRLEYLDKAAEEVLSKLENWV
- a CDS encoding efflux RND transporter periplasmic adaptor subunit, with amino-acid sequence MRKLIIGILIIAVMVGGGLLLLKRIQEMRKKDKNKNAVAEKFIPVITQEIIRTDMVETASTFGSIKAINQVDVYTKVSGRVIELLVKNGETVREEDTLAILETSAIEAQMRQAVSAHESAQAQLKQLKISIANAEKELSRIQELHKEGAVSDSRRDQVETQYKTSLAQKEAIEAQIRQLDATLELANINYTEAHIGAPISGIISQRYIDLGDMVTPQRPVFTIIQTEKVKATAAIPENIIARVIVDKTPAIITVDAYPNKNFDGLVTYVSPAVDPRSRSLDIEIELDNKNVLLKAGMFCRIELMLEQKKNVIAVSKDMLVYNLAGNDIQDYALFVVQGNKAKKIVVKTGIYSKGLVEIKEGLMEGDKVITTVGSHLFDGCKIEIVNK